One segment of Micromonospora sp. M71_S20 DNA contains the following:
- a CDS encoding esterase-like activity of phytase family protein codes for MRRRGNGTRRLRVAAGTVVVLAVATAPGGAVADPTSAPAPGTPVCEVRGGRLSEISGMVATDDGFVMINDGADDEARRRIFFLDDRCSVVRTVSYPSRPRDTEDLAVGADGTVWVADIGDNDRSRQTIAVWKLPPGADRPVLYRMAYPDGPHDAEALLVTGDDRPVVVTKYSANLYAPSAALRTGATAPLVKVGQVRLPASTTSNPFGALGRTAVTGAATAPDGHRIVLRTYADAYEFDVTDGDVVTALTGGTPRIIALPDEPQGESVTYSRDGRSLLTVSETADQPPGTMPAVRRYPLPAAAGSPAPSSTPGPTARAADDGTGRPGAVGTYLVAAGALGLALIAVGLLALTRARRARSR; via the coding sequence GTGAGGCGACGAGGCAACGGGACCCGGCGGCTACGGGTCGCGGCGGGGACGGTCGTCGTCCTCGCCGTCGCGACGGCCCCCGGTGGTGCCGTGGCCGACCCGACATCCGCACCGGCCCCCGGGACGCCGGTGTGCGAGGTGCGTGGCGGCCGGCTGAGCGAGATCTCCGGCATGGTCGCCACGGACGACGGCTTCGTCATGATCAACGACGGCGCGGACGACGAGGCCCGCCGCCGCATCTTCTTCCTGGACGATCGGTGCTCCGTCGTGCGGACCGTGTCCTATCCGTCCCGGCCGCGCGACACCGAGGATCTCGCCGTCGGCGCGGACGGCACGGTCTGGGTGGCGGACATCGGGGACAACGACCGGTCGCGGCAGACGATCGCGGTGTGGAAGCTGCCGCCGGGAGCCGACCGGCCGGTGTTGTACCGCATGGCCTATCCGGACGGTCCGCACGACGCCGAGGCCCTGCTCGTGACCGGCGACGACCGGCCGGTGGTCGTGACCAAGTACTCGGCCAACCTGTACGCGCCGAGCGCCGCCCTGCGTACGGGTGCGACGGCGCCGCTGGTGAAGGTGGGGCAGGTCCGGCTGCCGGCCTCCACGACGAGCAACCCGTTCGGGGCGCTCGGTCGCACGGCGGTCACCGGCGCCGCCACCGCACCGGACGGGCACCGGATCGTCCTGCGCACCTACGCGGACGCGTACGAGTTCGACGTGACCGACGGCGACGTGGTCACTGCGTTGACCGGCGGGACGCCACGGATCATCGCGCTGCCCGACGAGCCGCAGGGCGAGTCGGTCACCTACAGCCGCGACGGGCGGTCGCTGCTCACCGTGTCCGAGACCGCCGACCAGCCGCCGGGGACGATGCCCGCGGTCCGGCGCTACCCGCTGCCGGCGGCCGCCGGGTCCCCCGCCCCGTCCAGCACGCCCGGGCCGACGGCCCGCGCCGCCGACGACGGAACCGGTCGCCCCGGCGCCGTGGGGACCTACCTCGTGGCGGCCGGAGCGCTCGGGCTGGCGCTGATCGCCGTGGGGCTGCTCGCGTTGACTCGCGCCCGGCGCGCCAGGTCGCGCTGA
- a CDS encoding adenylate kinase has translation MTAPARVLVYGVYGAGKSTLAARMAERLGSPWHPVDDLLWQPGWVEVPVAEQRSRIEEVCRRDRWILDGAYHGWRDVVLARADLVVGLDYPRWLSFWRLLRRTAHRLVSGEEICNGNRESLRSVLSRDSILLWHVTAFGRARRRMRAWQADPAGPPVLLFRSPAALERWLSELTRR, from the coding sequence ATGACCGCACCGGCCCGCGTCCTCGTCTACGGGGTGTACGGCGCCGGCAAGTCCACCCTGGCGGCGCGGATGGCCGAGCGCCTCGGCTCGCCGTGGCACCCGGTCGACGACCTGCTGTGGCAGCCGGGCTGGGTGGAGGTGCCGGTCGCGGAGCAGCGCAGCCGGATCGAGGAGGTCTGCCGACGCGACCGCTGGATCCTCGACGGGGCGTACCACGGCTGGCGCGACGTGGTGCTGGCGCGCGCCGACCTGGTCGTCGGCCTGGACTACCCGCGCTGGCTCTCCTTCTGGCGGCTGCTGCGGCGCACCGCCCACCGGCTGGTCAGCGGCGAGGAGATCTGCAACGGCAACCGCGAGTCGCTGCGCAGCGTGCTGTCCCGGGACTCGATCCTGCTGTGGCACGTCACCGCGTTCGGCCGGGCCCGGCGGCGGATGCGCGCCTGGCAGGCCGATCCGGCCGGACCGCCGGTGCTGCTGTTCCGCTCCCCGGCGGCCCTGGAGCGCTGGCTGTCCGAACTGACCCGACGATGA